One part of the Arthrobacter sp. EM1 genome encodes these proteins:
- a CDS encoding Gfo/Idh/MocA family oxidoreductase, with amino-acid sequence MTAHIATPWLFSQPDSDPRTATGARLRWGVIATGGIAAAVTRDLELLADAELYAVSSRSQPGADAFAADFGFARAYGDGDGRSGYERLLADDAVDVVYVATPHAHHHRIALAALNAGKHVLCEKALTVNAREAAELVSVARVKGLFLMEAMWSRFLPGMQRAFEIAASGELGDVKWVAADLGFPAPYSPTSRLWAPNDGGGALLDLTVYPLLWALGTLGFPATVSATGWLNEDGVDAQNALTLGYRHGAQAQLTSSLLAYGPRTATVAGSKGFLQSIGSINNPKELLVRVGFDDPRIESFDVVGRGYSYELREVTRCIQQGLAESPVMPLEDSLNTMRLFDGVRSQLGVSYPNDAR; translated from the coding sequence ATGACCGCCCACATCGCCACGCCCTGGCTGTTCAGCCAGCCGGACTCCGATCCCCGCACCGCCACCGGTGCCCGGCTGCGCTGGGGGGTCATCGCCACGGGAGGCATCGCCGCGGCGGTGACCCGCGACCTGGAACTCTTGGCCGATGCCGAGCTCTACGCAGTCAGCTCGCGCAGCCAGCCGGGCGCCGATGCGTTCGCAGCCGATTTCGGCTTCGCCCGGGCCTACGGAGACGGTGACGGGCGCAGCGGCTATGAGCGGCTGCTCGCCGACGACGCGGTCGACGTCGTCTACGTTGCCACCCCGCACGCCCACCATCACCGCATCGCGCTGGCAGCCCTCAACGCGGGCAAGCACGTCCTGTGCGAAAAGGCGCTCACCGTCAATGCACGCGAGGCCGCCGAGCTTGTGTCCGTGGCCCGGGTCAAGGGCCTGTTCCTGATGGAGGCCATGTGGAGCCGCTTCCTGCCGGGCATGCAGCGGGCTTTCGAGATCGCGGCGTCCGGCGAGCTCGGCGACGTCAAGTGGGTAGCGGCGGATCTGGGATTCCCGGCACCGTATTCGCCCACCTCGCGCCTCTGGGCTCCGAACGACGGCGGCGGCGCGCTGCTTGACCTCACCGTTTACCCGCTGCTCTGGGCCCTGGGCACCCTGGGTTTCCCGGCGACCGTCAGCGCCACGGGCTGGCTGAACGAGGACGGCGTGGACGCCCAGAATGCGCTGACCCTTGGCTACCGGCACGGCGCCCAGGCGCAGCTGACCTCGTCCCTGCTGGCGTACGGCCCGCGGACCGCCACGGTGGCCGGCAGCAAGGGATTCCTGCAGTCCATCGGCTCGATCAACAACCCGAAGGAGCTGCTCGTTCGGGTTGGCTTTGACGACCCCCGCATCGAGTCCTTCGACGTCGTTGGGCGCGGCTATAGCTATGAACTGCGCGAGGTGACGCGCTGCATCCAGCAGGGCCTCGCGGAGAGTCCCGTGATGCCCCTGGAGGACTCCCTCAACACCATGCGGCTCTTCGACGGGGTGCGCTCCCAGCTGGGGGTAAGCTACCCGAACGATGCCCGCTGA
- a CDS encoding ABC transporter ATP-binding protein — protein MIEVKNLVRTFNSGDRTIKPVNDVSFSLEQGTLASIVGKSGSGKSTLLSLLGALDKPTSGDVLVNGVSLADMPDSRLTEYRRRDIGFVFQQFNLIPNLSAADNVMLPMEFAGARRAARLERARALLEQVQLDPDKHGRRINRLSGGEQQRVAIARALANSPALILADEPTGNLDEQTGEHIIELLSSLSRDHNTTILVVTHDRSLANKTDRRFRLQQGRLTEEAARSRLSAATPA, from the coding sequence ATGATCGAAGTCAAGAACCTGGTCCGGACGTTCAATTCCGGCGACCGCACAATCAAACCCGTCAACGATGTCAGCTTCTCGCTGGAGCAGGGCACCTTGGCCTCAATCGTCGGCAAGAGCGGCAGCGGCAAGAGCACCTTGTTGTCCCTGCTTGGCGCCCTCGACAAACCAACGAGCGGCGACGTGCTGGTCAATGGCGTGAGCCTGGCCGACATGCCGGACAGCAGGCTCACCGAGTACCGGCGTCGGGACATCGGCTTTGTGTTCCAACAGTTCAACCTGATCCCCAACCTTTCCGCGGCGGACAACGTGATGTTGCCAATGGAGTTTGCCGGGGCGCGCAGGGCTGCGCGCCTGGAGCGGGCCCGGGCGTTGCTAGAGCAGGTGCAGCTGGATCCGGACAAGCACGGGCGGCGCATTAACCGGCTCTCCGGCGGGGAGCAACAACGGGTGGCCATCGCCCGGGCACTTGCCAACTCCCCCGCGCTGATCCTCGCGGATGAACCAACGGGCAACCTGGACGAACAGACCGGCGAACACATCATCGAGCTCCTCAGCTCGCTCAGCCGGGACCATAACACCACCATCCTGGTGGTCACGCATGACCGCTCGCTGGCCAACAAGACCGACCGGCGGTTCCGGCTCCAGCAGGGCCGGCTGACGGAGGAGGCGGCCCGCAGCCGGCTCAGCGCCGCGACTCCCGCCTAA